A stretch of Tenrec ecaudatus isolate mTenEca1 chromosome 2, mTenEca1.hap1, whole genome shotgun sequence DNA encodes these proteins:
- the LIPI gene encoding lipase member I: MRLYIFLCLMCWTSYESKRPCLEFTQLSVKDSLKDLFISRMEIILMMYTRRNINCAEPLFEQNNSLNTLFNTKKKTVWLIHGYRPTGSTPSWMQNFLRLLLNKEDINIIVVDWNRGATTLIYNRAVKNTRKVALSLSEYIHRLLNHGASLDNFHFIGMSLGAHISGFVGKIFQGRLGRITGLDPAGPKFSGKPSYSRLDYTDAEFVDVIHSDTNGLGIKEPSGHIDFYPNGGKKQPGCPTSIFSDYEAGLCVNCDDFKKLSCPLLGYHADRWKSILKERIERKSLRTTMYMDTSGENPFCTYYFILNILVLNKTMQNGYITFKLLNEFGMFEEPRLYEKSESSYQVQQVSVLAQFYNDVSNISSISLTYFQSSNLQCPTCKYMIQRLMLRSLTYPERPPLCMCNIVLKESEEVLINPRACI; this comes from the exons ATGAGATTATACATTTTTCTCTGTTTGATGTGCTGGACAAGCTATG AGAGTAAGAGACCATGTCTTGAATTCACGCAGTTAAGTGTAAAAGATTCCCTCAAAGATTTGTTCATCTCAAGAATGGAGATAATTTTGATGATGTACACAAGACGCAACATAAACTGTGCAGAACCACTCTTTGAGCAAAATAACTCACTTAACACGCTTTTCAACACAAAGAAGAAAACGGTCTGGCTGATCCATGGATATAGACCAACAGGCTCTACTCCATCCTGGATGCAAAACTTTCTAAGGCTtttgttgaataaagaagatataAATATAATTGTAGTAGACTGGAACCGCGGTGCCACAACTTTAATTTACAACAGAGCAGTGAAAAACACCCGGAAAGTTGCTCTAAGTTTGAGTGAGTATATTCACAGACTTTTG AACCATGGGGCATCTCTTGATAATTTTCATTTCATAGGTATGAGCCTAGGGGCTCATATTAGTGGATTTGTTGGAAAGATATTTCAAGGCCGACTTGGAAGAATAACAG GTCTTGACCCGGCTGGACCAAAATTCTCTGGAAAACCATCATATAGCAGATTAGATTACACTGATGCCGAGTTTGTGGATGTCATTCATTCTGACACCAATG GGTTAGGCATTAAAGAGCCCTCAGGGCATATTGATTTTTATCCTAATGGAGGAAAAAAACAACCTGGTTGTCCTACATCAATTTTTTCAG ATTACGAGGCTGGTTtatgtgtgaactgtgatgaCTTTAAGAAACTTTCCTGTCCTTTACTAG GTTATCATGCTGATCGGTGGAAAAGtatattaaaagaaagaatagaaagaaaatctttgagGACAACGATGTATATGGATACTTCTGGCGAAAATCCTTTCTGCA ccTACTATTTCATTCTTAATATACTTGTTCTGAATAAAACGATGCAGAATGGCTATATCACATTTAAATTATTAAATGAGTTTGGGATGTTTGAAGAACCAAGGCTTTATGA GAAGAGTGAATCATCTTATCAAGTTCAACAAGTCAGTGTTCTTGCTCAGTTTTATAATGATGTATCAAATATTTCAAGCATTAGTCTGACATATTTCCAGAGCTCAAATCTGCAatgtcccacatgcaaatacatgATCCAGCGTCTTATGCTAAGATCACTCACGTATCCAGAAAG